A genomic region of Mustelus asterias unplaced genomic scaffold, sMusAst1.hap1.1 HAP1_SCAFFOLD_2448, whole genome shotgun sequence contains the following coding sequences:
- the fen1 gene encoding flap endonuclease 1: MGIQGLAKLIGDVAPGAVSEKHIKQYFGRKIAIDASMSIYQFLIAVRQDGNVLQNEEGETTSHLMGMFYRTIRMIENGIKPVYVFDGKPPQLKSGELTKRSERRAEAEKQLAEAQETGNAENIEKFNKRLVKVTKQHNDECKQLLELMGIPYIEAPCEAEASCAALVKAGKVYAVATEDMDALTFGTSVLLRHMTASEAKKLPIQEFHLSKALQESGLTQEQ; encoded by the exons ATGGGGATCCAGGGTTTGGCCAAACTGATCGGGGATGTGGCCCCGGGAGCCGTCAGCGAGAAACACATCAAACAGTATTTCG GACGCAAGATCGCCATCGATGCCTCGATGAGCATCTACCAATTTCTGATCGCGGTTCGGCAAGATGGTAACGTCCTTCAAAACGAGGAGGGTGAGACGACCAG CCACCTGATGGGGATGTTTTACCGGACAATCCGGATGATTGAGAACGGGATTAAGCCGGTCTACGTCTTTGATGGAAAACCACCGCAGCTAAAATCCGGAGAG CTCACGAAGAGAAGTGAAAGGCGTGCAGAGGCTGAGAAACAGCTCGCTGAGGCTCAAGAAACAG GTAATGCTGAGAATATCGAAAAGTTCAACAAGAGGCTGGTGAAGGTCACCAAGCAGCACAACGACGAGTGTAAGCAGCTGCTGGAACTGATGGGAATCCCGTACATCGAG GCCCCCTGTGAGGCTGAAGCCAGCTGTGCGGCTTTGGTTAAAGCCGGGAAGGTCTACGCTGTGGCTACTGAGGACATGGACGCTCTGACCTTCGGCACATCCGTCCTGCTGAGGCACATGACCGCTAGTGAGGCCAA GAAGCTGCCCATTCAAGAGTTCCATCTGAGCAAGGCTTTGCAGGAATCGGGTCTAACACAAGAACAG